Within Citrus sinensis cultivar Valencia sweet orange chromosome 1, DVS_A1.0, whole genome shotgun sequence, the genomic segment TACACCCAGATGGATAGGATTTTGAAAGAGGAGAGGAATTACATATTGGGAATGATTAAGAAGATTAAGGCTACTGGGTGTAACGTTTTGTTGATTCAAAAGAGTATTTTGAGAGATGCAGTGACGGATTTGTCATTGCATTATTTGGCCAAATCAAAGATTATGGTGGTTAAGGATGTTGAGAGGGATGAGATTGAGTTCATTACTAAAACTTTGAATTGCTTGCCTATTGCCAATATTGATCATTTTCGAGCAGAGAAGTTGGGCCATGCTGATTTGGTGGAAGAGCTTTCCCTTGGAGATGGGAAGATTGTGAAGATTACAGGGATTAAGGATATGGGTAGGACTACAACTGTACTTGTTCGGGGGTCAAATCAGTTGGTGCTTGATGAGGCTGAAAGGAGCTTGCACGATGCCTTGTGTGTGGTTAGGTGTTTGGTGAGCAAGCGGTTTTTGATTGCAGGTGGTGGGGCACCGGAGATCGAGTTGTCAAGGCAGTTGGGAGCATGGGCAAAGGCATTGTCCGGCATGGAAAGGTATTGTGTGAGGTCATTTGCAGAGGCACTTGAGGTTATTCCCTATACTTTGGCTGAGAATGCTGGGTTGAACCCGCTTGCCATTGTGACTGAACTGAGGAACAGGCATGCACAAGGGGAAATCAATTCTGGAATCAATGTGAGGAAGGGGCAGATTACCAATATTTTGGAGGAGAATGTGGTGCAGCCACTGCTTGTGAGCACAAGTGCAATAACACTGGCTGCAGAGTGTGTAAGGATGATTTTGAAGATTGATGACATCGTTACTGTGAGGTAGTTTTGCATCCAAAGATGAAAGTGTGTTCCCTACTTATGTTTTGCGTCCTTGTATTATCTGAATTAGTAAGCTCTGTTTTAGGATTGATTGCTGTTAAGAGTTTTgactttgttatttttgttgccaaatatttggtttgaatttgctGTTTTATGGTTAATTAGCAGTCGAATGACTGATTAACTACTATTTCAGCCTTTATATGTTTTACCTTGTGAGAAGCTCTAATCAGATCTATGCTTAGGCAAATTGATGACTGCTATTGATTTATCATCTGCTTTATGATAGCTGTATGTGACATACATTAACTTGTTCATACATTATGTTTTCATCAGAAGATCACTTCTTTGAGACGACAAACTGTCTTAACATGTTATGGTTAACGTTTTATAAGAAGTTAGTGCTATGAAACCTCGAAAGTTATTCTAGCTTCAATATTGTAATTGTCTTCAAGCCTTGTAGAATCAGGCATGCATACAGCTGCTGTCTGTATTCTTCAATTGCATCCAAAGACTTGTTAGGCTTTTGCAGCGCCGATGGTAGTGACAGTTAAAGCTTATAACAGGGTCACTGGGTCAAGTAGTCAATGATATCTTGGTATTATCAAATGTCAAATTGCTTTAGTTCTTAAGTTATGACAATGCTTCTCTATCAGGTGATAGCAAGTAGAATGTAGCAGTGAAATCACATTTTACACcacattcttattttttatgtcatttCTTGTCAGGATTTTAAATTGTCTGTTAATAGATACACCATTCTCAATTAGCTTAGAGAAGTGATGAGCGTGTGAAATGGGCCTTGTCTGATAGGGATAGGGACTTGAATACCCACAATTTCTTACCATCCATAGCATTCAATTAAAGACCAATTCTTCCTGTTAAATTGGATTTACAGAAACATGTCTTTTCTGTGAATAGGGGCCTTTTATGCCTACAATTTCTAAAGGCAATGTTGGAGTCATAAGAAACTCATCTTTAGTGTTTTTCCTTCGAAAGGTGCCAATTGCTCCCAATCCTACATTCCTGTTGCTGTCAATGGTTATCATAATTTTGTAAGTAGGGTTAGGCTGGCATTGACAGTTCATCTCAGGATTTGGACATCTACAGATAGCTCTTCGTATGGAggtgttattttttatgtctttATTTTTGCCGTCAGCGGGTACTAAGGTCTAAGGGCATTGCAAGTTCTTTAGGGAACTGTTTGGTTGGAGTAACTTACAAATTAGAGGAATCAATAGAATCCAAATGTAATCGAGGAATTacccaatttaattaacttaggagtccaaattcttttaagaattcatttccttttctttctggATTACTTCAAGTAAACATTACTTCAAGAATTCATTTGCTAAAAATTACCTTTACATCTTTGTTAGCTTGTTTGGTATCTTCGttggttaaattaaatgatcAGCACTCCATCTTCTGCGTGGAATGTGCCTAGCTTAAGAAATACTAGggaatgattaaataaaaagcatTGTAGGAAATGCGAGATTTCTTACTAGTTTccaatttctttatttatttttctttttaatttatcttttgctCTTTTTGTTTGAATGAGGATACTATAAAGTCTAGTTCCAAAAGATTTGCCTCTTGACACACTTGCTGTATTTGCTATTCTCGTCCTTGGGAGCTTAATTTTTTGGGTGGCAAAAGTATATACTGTTTCCAAATGACAAAGACAGGTTTGATGAGTAAATTTGATGTAGTTGAAATGCATAGGATTCAGTGCTTGATAAACACAGATGTAACAGTGATGAAATGCTCTCTGGTCGTAGAAAGTCAATTGGAAGACAATATTGGCCgattgtttttcattttcctgaGATGTGCTGATATAAATGGAGCAGTCTGTAGTCAATAAACTGAACGGTTTTAACACTTGTCTTAGAGATTCAGTTTCTTTAGCTTGATACTATTGTACAACAAATTACAATGTGTGAACTGTGAATGGGTTTCTTAGAGCTGTTAGGGAACCAACTGGTAAACATCCCCAGGAGAATTATT encodes:
- the LOC102627807 gene encoding T-complex protein 1 subunit delta, encoding MASPAVVPSQPRSSKTESYVDNKRKEDIRQANIVAARAVADAVRTSLGPKGMDKMISTASGEVIITNDGATILNKMEVLQPAAKMLVELSKSQDAAAGDGTTTVVVIAGALLKQCLILLSSGIHPTVISDTLHKAAIHAVDVLTAMAVPVELSDRDSLVKSASTSLNSKVVSQYSTLLAPLAVDSVLSVVDPSKPDLVDLRDIRIVKKLGGTVDDTELVKGLVFDKKASHAAGGPTRVENAKIAVIQFQISPPKTDIEQSIVVSDYTQMDRILKEERNYILGMIKKIKATGCNVLLIQKSILRDAVTDLSLHYLAKSKIMVVKDVERDEIEFITKTLNCLPIANIDHFRAEKLGHADLVEELSLGDGKIVKITGIKDMGRTTTVLVRGSNQLVLDEAERSLHDALCVVRCLVSKRFLIAGGGAPEIELSRQLGAWAKALSGMERYCVRSFAEALEVIPYTLAENAGLNPLAIVTELRNRHAQGEINSGINVRKGQITNILEENVVQPLLVSTSAITLAAECVRMILKIDDIVTVR